CTGATTTTTCAAGAAGGCTGATCCCCAGATAAGCCAGATAAGCACAGAGGCTTCCACGTATAAATCTATCTGTTCTTATCTGGCTTATCTGGGGACCTCTTAAACCTTATTCGGCGGGTTTATCATTGGCGTGCAGGAAACGCATCGAGATGGCGATACGGTTCCAGGCATTGATCATGGCGATGGCGATGGTGAGATCCGACATTTCTTTGTCGGTGAAGTGCGCTTTGACCTCGGCATAGGTCTCATCTTCGGCGCGATCGGTGGCGATGTGGGTCAAGGCCTCGGCCCATTTGAGAGCGGCGCGTTCCTTATCGCTGAACATGCGCAATTCTTCCCACGCCGGCAGCAGGTTGAGACGGGCAGGTGTATCACCGGCCTTGCGCGCTTCTTCGTAGTGCATGTGCAGGCAGAAGGCGCAGCCATTGATCTGCGACGCCCGCAGCTTGACGAGACTCAAGAGCTT
The window above is part of the Asticcacaulis sp. MM231 genome. Proteins encoded here:
- a CDS encoding carboxymuconolactone decarboxylase family protein; this encodes MTHFNRLNLAALAAEGYNGMAAVETYLHGAFDLKLLSLVKLRASQINGCAFCLHMHYEEARKAGDTPARLNLLPAWEELRMFSDKERAALKWAEALTHIATDRAEDETYAEVKAHFTDKEMSDLTIAIAMINAWNRIAISMRFLHANDKPAE